The proteins below come from a single Candidatus Kirkpatrickella diaphorinae genomic window:
- a CDS encoding response regulator, with product MIHPTASPHKTPRSLILIVDDEPEILVALSDLLEGEFDIISTTSPHDALTLVRDHPEIAVIISDQRMPGMTGDVFLSQVQDKTDAKSILLTGYADLSVVITALNQGRIQFYVHKPWDSDGLKAMVRESASRFHTEKALFKERFLLQSTLSAAAFDIVFSDAEGRVIRHNKNRDFESDAADQPDSDREVLEETLYPAEERDAIIALRSEVVIRGKLEQCVPVTRDGVTNWLERTRIVLPWPRQADGVLLPPAQRWQASFERDVTERRGLEQRMRQDDKMRALGTLSGGIAHDFNNLLTAILGSLDLLHDMLPSEGEGDASVPQKLVENAIDSARKGATLTRSLLEFGRPKSPALQAVNVVRLIRNLRELLSQSLNRASDAAGETGKCALDLSHVAVRADDLCVQSDPEQLEMALLNLCINARDAMQNGGTVAIRVEEDISSPTADFVVISVCDEGHGMTPEIAARIFDPFFTTKKIGQGTGLGLSTIYRFVKRCGGDIKVKSAPGQGTCISLLLPKVPAQGAELASDMTAIPGETRQLKILLIDDEAPVRLVTEQFLRRSGHEVVSVADGEAGLACLLAGQRFDLAILDLMMPRMSGQECGNRLAEKQPDLKRLYISGYADAAHRPPHHQVLEKPFTRAMLDEAIASIIN from the coding sequence ATGATCCATCCGACCGCGTCGCCCCATAAAACACCGCGCAGCCTCATCCTGATCGTCGATGATGAGCCGGAAATACTCGTCGCTTTGAGTGACCTGCTCGAAGGTGAATTTGATATCATCTCCACCACCAGCCCCCATGATGCCCTTACCCTTGTCAGAGACCATCCCGAGATCGCGGTTATCATCTCAGATCAGCGTATGCCGGGCATGACGGGGGATGTTTTTCTGTCTCAGGTGCAGGATAAGACGGATGCGAAAAGCATCCTCCTCACCGGTTATGCGGATCTCTCCGTGGTGATCACCGCACTTAATCAAGGCCGGATACAGTTCTACGTGCACAAACCGTGGGATTCGGACGGGTTGAAAGCCATGGTGCGGGAAAGCGCGTCGCGTTTTCACACTGAAAAAGCCCTCTTCAAAGAGAGATTTCTCCTTCAAAGCACTTTAAGTGCCGCCGCGTTCGATATCGTGTTTTCCGACGCGGAAGGCCGCGTTATCCGGCATAATAAAAATCGTGATTTTGAGAGCGATGCTGCCGATCAGCCTGACAGCGATCGGGAAGTGCTGGAGGAAACGCTTTACCCGGCGGAGGAGCGTGACGCCATCATTGCTCTGAGAAGTGAGGTGGTGATTAGGGGAAAGCTCGAACAATGTGTCCCCGTCACGCGCGATGGCGTCACGAACTGGCTGGAGCGGACACGTATCGTCCTGCCCTGGCCGCGCCAGGCTGATGGCGTGCTTCTCCCTCCCGCGCAGCGTTGGCAGGCCAGTTTTGAGAGGGATGTGACAGAGCGCCGCGGGCTGGAGCAGAGGATGCGCCAGGATGATAAAATGCGCGCTTTGGGCACATTATCGGGCGGCATCGCGCATGACTTCAATAATCTGCTGACCGCCATTCTCGGTTCACTCGATCTTTTGCATGACATGCTTCCATCGGAGGGGGAGGGTGACGCGTCAGTCCCGCAAAAGCTTGTCGAAAACGCTATAGATTCCGCCCGCAAAGGCGCGACCCTGACGCGCAGCCTGCTGGAATTCGGCCGACCGAAGTCACCGGCCCTGCAAGCCGTTAATGTCGTCAGGTTGATCCGGAATTTGAGGGAGTTGCTGTCCCAAAGCCTCAATCGCGCAAGCGATGCTGCCGGGGAAACCGGGAAATGCGCATTGGATCTCTCACATGTGGCGGTGCGCGCGGATGATCTTTGTGTTCAAAGCGACCCGGAACAACTCGAGATGGCGTTGCTCAATCTCTGCATCAATGCGCGGGACGCGATGCAGAATGGCGGCACCGTGGCGATCCGCGTTGAGGAGGACATCTCGTCCCCGACCGCAGATTTTGTCGTGATTTCGGTTTGTGATGAGGGGCACGGCATGACGCCCGAAATTGCTGCCCGTATTTTTGACCCGTTTTTCACCACAAAGAAAATCGGTCAGGGCACCGGCCTCGGATTATCGACGATTTACCGCTTCGTCAAAAGATGCGGCGGAGATATCAAAGTCAAAAGCGCGCCCGGGCAGGGGACATGCATTTCCCTGCTTCTGCCAAAAGTCCCGGCCCAGGGGGCTGAGCTTGCGTCTGACATGACGGCCATTCCTGGCGAGACGCGGCAACTGAAAATATTGCTGATTGATGATGAAGCGCCTGTACGGCTGGTGACAGAGCAGTTTCTGCGGCGCAGTGGTCACGAAGTTGTCAGCGTGGCGGATGGAGAAGCCGGGCTCGCCTGCCTTCTGGCCGGGCAGAGGTTCGACCTTGCGATACTGGACCTGATGATGCCCCGCATGAGTGGGCAGGAATGTGGAAATCGCCTTGCGGAGAAACAGCCGGATCTTAAACGCCTTTATATCAGCGGCTATGCTGATGCGGCCCACCGACCGCCACATCACCAGGTGCTTGAGAAACCTTTTACGCGGGCGATGCTGGATGAAGCGATTGCGTCAATCATCAATTAG
- the pheT gene encoding phenylalanine--tRNA ligase subunit beta translates to MKFTLSWLREHLDFTASIEEITAALNRIGLEVESVENQAEKLSGFRLAKILEARPHPNADRLQVCDVAAGPGYEKVQVVCGAPNARTGLHVVFAPPGTYIPGSDMTIKAGQIRGEASGGMLCSLRELGLGEESDGIAELPEAVVLGQPYAEFAGLNETVIDISITPNRGDALSVYGIARDLAAAGLGHLKAWLAEVVDGQGPSTIKWKIDHADACPYVVGRLIRNVRNRPSPAWLQNRLKSVGLRPNSALVDVTNFLLMDIGRPLHVFDAEKLSGDTLSMTLGHGESFKALDGNTYLLSDQDLIVADEGGVQSLAGIIGGAASSVSNETQHVFIESALFEPVRIALTGRRLGIHTDGRYRFERGVDPALVLPGLEAATKLILDLCGGEASEIVSAGRLPEWQRTARLRFEKLDSFGGAKLQADEVVETLEHLGFTVAARDAASVTVHVPSWRHDIAAPIKLDPSPTLDDNVAERAAQSVKLVEGERDLIEEILRIRGLDEIVPRPLPEFTGKADQSVMAKRMASRRARHLCAALGLTETIGFSFVSTEEAALFNETSEKLSLLNPIAVDLSHMRPTPLINLVKAWHRNEARGAARAALFEVGPGFSPSGQATLLAGLRAGETARRPGARAREYNLWDVKSDLMALLDEMGVPSEAVTVSRKVPPYFHPGKSGAVQLGPKTVLGYFGELHPQIVREMGCSGTLAVFSLNLDAVPARKVKKRQAPEIPSLQPIHRDFAFIVDKKVDAQDLLKSVRGVDRNLITAVSLFDVFEGGNLPDDKKSLGLEVTIQPLHTALKLAEIDAVAEKIVNIATKTVGAELRQ, encoded by the coding sequence ATGAAATTTACCCTTTCATGGCTGCGGGAACATCTCGATTTCACGGCTTCCATTGAGGAGATCACAGCAGCGCTGAACCGCATCGGCCTCGAAGTCGAAAGCGTTGAAAATCAGGCTGAGAAATTATCCGGTTTCCGCCTCGCCAAAATCCTTGAGGCGCGCCCCCACCCGAATGCGGACCGCCTGCAAGTCTGTGATGTGGCGGCAGGCCCGGGATATGAGAAGGTGCAGGTCGTTTGCGGTGCGCCTAATGCGCGGACCGGGCTGCATGTCGTTTTCGCCCCGCCGGGCACTTATATTCCCGGCAGTGACATGACCATCAAAGCCGGTCAGATCCGCGGTGAGGCCAGTGGCGGCATGTTGTGCTCCCTGCGTGAGCTCGGATTAGGAGAGGAGAGTGACGGCATTGCTGAACTGCCGGAAGCGGTGGTGCTGGGCCAGCCTTACGCTGAGTTCGCCGGATTGAATGAGACGGTCATCGACATCTCCATCACCCCGAACCGGGGTGACGCGCTGAGTGTCTATGGCATCGCACGTGACCTCGCCGCTGCCGGGCTTGGGCATTTGAAAGCGTGGCTCGCAGAAGTTGTGGACGGGCAGGGTCCATCGACGATCAAATGGAAGATCGATCACGCTGATGCCTGTCCCTATGTTGTGGGGCGGCTGATCCGCAATGTCCGCAACCGGCCCAGCCCCGCCTGGCTACAAAACCGCCTTAAATCAGTCGGTCTGCGCCCCAATTCGGCGCTCGTGGACGTCACTAATTTTCTTCTGATGGATATAGGGCGTCCCCTTCACGTCTTTGATGCCGAAAAGCTTTCCGGCGATACGCTGTCCATGACATTGGGCCATGGTGAAAGCTTCAAGGCGTTGGATGGCAATACTTATCTGCTGAGCGATCAGGATCTGATCGTCGCGGATGAGGGGGGCGTTCAGTCTCTGGCGGGCATTATAGGTGGCGCGGCGAGCAGCGTTTCCAACGAAACACAGCACGTCTTTATTGAGTCCGCCCTCTTTGAACCTGTCCGCATCGCCCTGACGGGGCGGCGCCTCGGCATCCATACAGATGGGCGCTACCGGTTTGAGCGCGGTGTTGACCCGGCGCTCGTCCTGCCCGGGCTGGAAGCGGCGACAAAACTCATCCTCGATCTCTGTGGCGGTGAGGCGAGCGAAATCGTCTCCGCGGGGAGATTGCCCGAATGGCAGCGCACGGCGCGTCTTCGCTTTGAGAAGCTTGACAGCTTCGGGGGTGCCAAGCTTCAGGCTGATGAGGTGGTGGAAACGCTGGAGCATCTGGGATTCACGGTCGCTGCACGTGATGCGGCCTCTGTGACGGTCCATGTGCCGTCATGGCGTCATGACATTGCGGCCCCCATCAAGCTGGACCCGTCGCCAACGCTGGATGACAATGTCGCGGAACGCGCGGCGCAGAGCGTTAAACTGGTGGAGGGAGAGCGGGACCTTATTGAAGAGATCCTGCGGATACGCGGGTTGGATGAGATCGTGCCGCGTCCTCTGCCGGAATTTACGGGCAAGGCGGATCAATCCGTCATGGCGAAACGCATGGCGTCGCGGCGCGCCCGGCATTTATGTGCGGCGCTGGGTTTGACGGAAACCATCGGTTTCTCCTTTGTCTCAACGGAGGAGGCGGCACTTTTCAATGAAACATCCGAGAAATTATCGCTCCTTAACCCGATCGCGGTTGATCTGAGCCATATGCGGCCCACACCGCTGATCAATCTCGTCAAAGCCTGGCACCGAAATGAGGCGCGCGGCGCAGCGCGTGCGGCGCTCTTTGAGGTCGGGCCGGGTTTTTCCCCATCCGGACAGGCGACGTTGCTTGCAGGTCTGCGCGCGGGGGAAACCGCGCGTCGGCCCGGCGCACGGGCGCGGGAATATAATTTGTGGGATGTGAAAAGTGACCTCATGGCGCTCCTTGACGAAATGGGCGTCCCGTCAGAGGCGGTAACCGTGTCGCGCAAGGTTCCGCCTTATTTCCATCCGGGAAAATCGGGCGCCGTCCAATTGGGGCCCAAGACGGTTCTCGGCTATTTCGGTGAACTCCATCCACAGATCGTCCGGGAAATGGGTTGTAGCGGCACTTTGGCTGTTTTCTCGCTCAATCTCGACGCCGTACCGGCCCGAAAAGTCAAAAAGCGTCAAGCGCCGGAAATTCCCAGCCTGCAGCCGATCCATCGGGATTTCGCCTTTATCGTGGATAAAAAAGTGGATGCGCAGGATCTGCTGAAATCCGTCCGCGGCGTGGACCGAAATCTGATCACCGCTGTCAGTCTTTTTGATGTGTTTGAAGGCGGTAATCTGCCCGACGATAAGAAGTCGCTGGGACTAGAGGTGACCATCCAACCCCTCCATACGGCGCTGAAACTTGCAGAAATTGACGCCGTCGCCGAAAAAATCGTGAATATCGCGACCAAAACGGTCGGGGCCGAATTAAGGCAATGA
- the hslV gene encoding ATP-dependent protease subunit HslV, producing MKNTHHNPDYVGWHGTTILCVRRGDKVTMAGDGQVTLGQTIIKGNARKVRRIGADKNILAGFAGATADAFTLLERLEAKLARYPNDLETACVELAKDWRTDRYLRRLEAMMAVADKDHSYTLTGNGDVLEPADGIIAIGSGGNYALSAARALIEIEGLSSEDIARRAMKIAGDICVYTNHSVTVETL from the coding sequence ATGAAAAACACGCATCATAATCCCGACTATGTCGGATGGCACGGCACCACGATCCTCTGCGTGCGACGCGGGGACAAAGTTACGATGGCCGGTGATGGCCAGGTGACGTTGGGCCAGACGATCATCAAGGGCAATGCCCGCAAGGTGCGACGGATTGGCGCAGATAAAAACATCCTCGCGGGGTTTGCGGGGGCGACGGCTGACGCCTTCACCCTTCTGGAGCGCCTGGAAGCCAAGCTCGCGCGCTACCCGAATGACCTGGAAACAGCGTGCGTTGAACTCGCCAAGGATTGGCGCACGGACCGCTATCTGCGCCGGTTGGAGGCGATGATGGCGGTCGCAGATAAGGATCATTCCTACACTTTGACGGGTAATGGTGATGTGCTGGAGCCCGCGGATGGCATCATCGCGATCGGGTCAGGCGGCAATTACGCCCTTTCCGCAGCGCGCGCCCTCATTGAAATTGAGGGTCTGTCGTCGGAGGATATTGCCCGGCGCGCGATGAAGATCGCCGGAGACATCTGCGTCTACACAAATCACTCTGTCACGGTTGAAACGCTTTAA
- the rplT gene encoding 50S ribosomal protein L20 gives MARVKRGVTTHARHKKVLELSKGYRGRSSTNYRIALERLEKALRYAYRDRRNKKRDFRGLWIQRINAAVREHGLTYSKFINGLSLAGIEIDRKVLAAIAFDDAATFAEIVKKAQQALEQPAKA, from the coding sequence ATGGCACGTGTCAAACGGGGCGTGACGACTCACGCGCGTCACAAAAAAGTTCTGGAGCTGTCCAAAGGTTATCGCGGGCGCTCATCGACAAATTACCGCATCGCGCTGGAGCGGCTCGAAAAGGCATTGCGTTATGCCTATCGTGACCGCCGCAATAAAAAGCGTGATTTTCGCGGTCTCTGGATTCAGCGTATCAATGCCGCCGTGCGTGAGCATGGGCTGACTTACAGCAAATTTATCAATGGCCTGTCCTTGGCGGGGATTGAGATTGACCGTAAGGTTCTTGCCGCGATTGCCTTTGACGATGCGGCGACATTTGCGGAAATCGTTAAAAAGGCCCAGCAGGCGCTTGAGCAGCCCGCCAAGGCCTGA
- a CDS encoding SufE family protein produces MAAPFVSPPEETAAAAIAAIADELALFDDWTDRYQYIIEMGRQLPAFPEAWQNDAHRVPGCQSQVWLEAQHKGGKIWFAGDSDAAIVSGLVGLLLRVYSGRSAAEISETPPDFLHRLGLVKALSANRGNGVEAMARAIRRVAAAE; encoded by the coding sequence ATGGCGGCACCTTTCGTCTCACCTCCGGAGGAAACGGCGGCCGCCGCCATTGCGGCCATCGCGGACGAGCTTGCGCTCTTCGATGACTGGACGGATCGCTATCAATATATCATTGAGATGGGACGGCAATTGCCGGCTTTTCCGGAAGCCTGGCAGAATGACGCCCATCGTGTGCCAGGCTGTCAAAGCCAGGTGTGGCTGGAGGCGCAGCATAAAGGCGGTAAGATCTGGTTTGCAGGTGATTCGGATGCGGCCATTGTAAGTGGCCTCGTCGGCCTGTTGCTGCGCGTCTATTCAGGGCGCAGCGCGGCGGAAATCAGCGAGACGCCGCCGGACTTCCTGCACCGTCTGGGGCTTGTCAAAGCCCTCTCCGCCAATCGTGGTAACGGGGTGGAGGCAATGGCGCGGGCCATCCGGCGCGTTGCCGCAGCCGAATAG
- a CDS encoding response regulator: protein MTLTNEKPLILLVEPHDAAALPLTELLEGQGFTVVRALTGEAALAGFELSRPDLIVSDYQLPGMNGGQMVRQIRMNTQSRSTPILMLTEDGGLGHTREGLESGADAYLSKSAHPDLIILRMRALLRDGSDFLQAETAGSFRRARIVIVTRPLEADEDDAVDRPARWARTDDGTSLGELLWRDGHTVTTVSGSSEMIQGGWFSGDEGPDLLILDLTAPHGDSDSFCRSIDARRQDVVEAGAAAFRIIGVVEAEQFRRHSSAFLFDAGVDDLVPDDTAPEVLALRIKVMVQRKLAQDALREEEIRRQVREVAFQTARNEARAVAAKAAIAEALAQANAELAEANARLLETQSQLVQTAKMASLGELVAGIAHEINNPLAFIIAHEETIARVLDELANPPEVLTDKVRSDLIGKCINRTGAMRMGLQRIQNLVLSLRRFSRLDESAFRQIDVFEAIDGSLALLSHKFGGDIIVERHLAAPRTLICQSALVNQAVMNMVSNAADAIRAEGAPVNPAPGAALGRIVIETSLQQSEEGAFYVISVADDGPGVPAAIKGRVFEPFFTTKPVGEGTGLGLAIAYGVIDAHGGNIEVSEARLKGGRGDGARFTMTIPVKWTPSGLETIGKTE from the coding sequence ATGACGTTGACGAATGAAAAACCGCTCATCCTTCTCGTGGAACCTCATGACGCCGCCGCCTTGCCGCTGACCGAACTGCTTGAGGGGCAGGGCTTCACGGTGGTCCGCGCGCTGACGGGTGAGGCCGCCCTTGCCGGTTTTGAACTCTCTCGCCCCGACCTCATCGTATCCGACTACCAGTTGCCGGGCATGAATGGCGGGCAGATGGTGCGACAGATCCGTATGAACACCCAGTCGCGTTCAACGCCCATCCTCATGCTGACGGAGGATGGGGGGCTGGGCCATACGCGTGAGGGGCTCGAAAGCGGCGCTGATGCATATCTCTCCAAATCCGCCCATCCGGACCTCATTATTCTGCGGATGCGCGCGCTTTTGCGGGACGGTTCGGACTTCTTGCAGGCGGAGACAGCGGGGTCCTTCCGGCGGGCGCGCATCGTCATCGTGACGCGCCCCCTTGAGGCAGATGAGGATGATGCGGTGGACCGGCCCGCCCGATGGGCGCGAACTGACGATGGCACGTCGCTCGGGGAACTTCTGTGGCGGGATGGGCACACTGTCACAACGGTTTCCGGGTCAAGTGAGATGATCCAGGGAGGGTGGTTCAGTGGAGATGAGGGGCCTGATCTTCTGATTCTCGATCTGACGGCGCCCCATGGCGATAGTGACAGTTTCTGCCGGAGTATCGATGCGCGGCGGCAAGATGTGGTGGAGGCTGGTGCGGCGGCTTTCCGCATTATCGGTGTGGTGGAGGCTGAGCAGTTCCGGCGTCATTCCTCGGCTTTTCTGTTCGATGCGGGCGTTGATGACCTCGTCCCGGATGACACCGCGCCAGAGGTGCTCGCATTGCGCATCAAGGTCATGGTGCAGCGTAAACTGGCGCAGGACGCGCTGCGGGAGGAGGAAATCCGCCGCCAGGTGCGGGAAGTCGCCTTCCAGACAGCGCGGAATGAGGCGCGGGCCGTCGCGGCGAAAGCTGCCATCGCCGAGGCCCTTGCCCAGGCGAATGCCGAACTGGCGGAAGCCAATGCGCGATTGCTTGAAACGCAATCCCAACTGGTGCAGACGGCCAAAATGGCGTCGCTGGGGGAGCTGGTGGCGGGCATCGCGCATGAAATCAACAACCCGCTGGCTTTCATTATCGCGCATGAGGAGACAATCGCGCGCGTCCTGGATGAACTCGCCAACCCACCCGAGGTGCTGACGGATAAGGTGCGGTCCGACCTTATCGGGAAATGCATCAATCGTACCGGCGCCATGCGCATGGGCCTTCAGAGGATCCAGAACCTCGTCCTGAGCCTGAGACGTTTCTCCCGCCTGGATGAAAGCGCTTTTCGACAAATTGACGTGTTCGAGGCGATTGATGGCTCCCTCGCCTTACTGTCACATAAATTTGGTGGCGACATTATCGTGGAGCGTCACCTTGCCGCCCCCCGTACCCTCATCTGCCAGTCAGCACTGGTCAATCAGGCTGTGATGAATATGGTCAGCAATGCGGCGGACGCGATCCGCGCGGAGGGGGCGCCGGTCAACCCGGCACCGGGTGCCGCGCTGGGCCGTATCGTGATTGAAACATCGCTCCAGCAATCGGAGGAAGGGGCTTTTTACGTCATCAGCGTCGCAGATGATGGGCCCGGCGTGCCTGCCGCCATTAAAGGCCGGGTATTTGAGCCATTTTTTACCACGAAGCCCGTGGGAGAGGGGACGGGGCTGGGCCTCGCCATTGCTTATGGCGTCATCGATGCGCACGGCGGCAATATTGAGGTCAGTGAAGCGCGTCTCAAAGGGGGGCGCGGGGATGGCGCGCGCTTCACAATGACAATACCGGTCAAATGGACGCCATCCGGACTCGAAACAATAGGAAAAACAGAATGA
- the hslU gene encoding ATP-dependent protease ATPase subunit HslU yields METPQFSPREIVSELDRYIVGQNDAKRAVAIALRNRWRRAQLPDALREEVVPKNILMIGPTGCGKTEIARRLARLAQSPFIKVEATKFTEVGYVGRDVESIIRDLIEVSLNMLRDMRRKDVQVKAEAAAEQRLVDALVGEQASADTKTKFRQRLRNGELEDKEVEVDVQPDGGRDGGEMPGLTPGAVINISDMMKNIMNRAPQKRRLTISAARILLVRDESDKLLDDDSLAQEAVRHTQDHGIVFLDEIDKVCARSAEGGARGADISREGVQRDLLPLIEGTTVSTKYGPIKTDHILFIASGAFHLAKPSDLLPELQGRLPIRVELATLTRDDLRRILSEPEHSLIKQYIALMKTEGVTLSFTEDAIDALAETAANINNRVENIGARRLATVMERLLEEVSFAASDRKDEVIEITAKEVHDRVDSLARRDDLSRFIL; encoded by the coding sequence ATGGAAACGCCTCAATTCTCCCCACGGGAAATCGTGTCGGAACTCGATCGCTATATTGTCGGGCAGAATGATGCCAAGCGCGCCGTGGCCATCGCCCTCCGAAATCGTTGGCGGCGGGCGCAACTGCCCGATGCTTTGCGTGAGGAAGTCGTCCCGAAAAACATCCTCATGATCGGGCCCACAGGTTGCGGCAAGACCGAGATCGCCCGGCGGCTGGCGCGGCTGGCGCAATCACCTTTCATCAAGGTTGAAGCCACAAAATTCACCGAGGTCGGCTATGTCGGGCGCGATGTTGAGTCGATCATCCGCGACCTGATTGAGGTGTCTCTGAATATGCTGCGCGACATGCGTCGCAAGGATGTTCAGGTCAAGGCCGAAGCCGCGGCGGAACAACGCCTCGTCGACGCCCTGGTTGGAGAGCAGGCCTCAGCGGACACGAAAACCAAATTCCGCCAGCGTCTCCGGAATGGGGAGCTGGAGGATAAGGAGGTTGAGGTTGACGTTCAGCCGGATGGCGGTCGCGATGGCGGGGAGATGCCGGGCCTGACGCCCGGCGCGGTGATCAATATTTCCGACATGATGAAAAACATCATGAATCGCGCACCTCAGAAGCGCCGCCTGACGATTTCCGCCGCGCGTATTCTGTTGGTTCGGGATGAGTCGGACAAGCTTCTGGATGATGACAGTCTCGCGCAGGAAGCGGTGCGCCATACGCAGGACCATGGCATCGTCTTTCTCGACGAGATCGATAAAGTCTGTGCCCGGTCGGCTGAGGGTGGGGCGCGCGGTGCTGATATTTCACGCGAGGGCGTGCAGCGTGACCTTCTGCCGCTGATTGAAGGCACCACCGTGTCCACTAAATATGGTCCGATCAAGACGGATCATATCCTGTTTATCGCGTCCGGCGCTTTCCATCTGGCTAAACCATCCGACCTGCTGCCCGAGCTTCAGGGCCGCCTGCCCATTCGCGTTGAGCTGGCGACGCTGACACGGGATGATCTGCGTCGCATTTTGAGTGAGCCGGAGCATTCCCTCATCAAACAATATATCGCGCTCATGAAAACGGAGGGTGTGACGCTTTCATTCACGGAGGACGCGATTGACGCCCTGGCCGAAACGGCAGCGAACATCAATAATCGCGTGGAAAATATCGGCGCGCGGCGCCTGGCGACCGTTATGGAGCGTCTGTTGGAGGAGGTCTCCTTCGCGGCGTCCGACAGGAAGGATGAGGTGATCGAGATCACGGCAAAAGAGGTGCATGATCGCGTCGATTCGCTGGCTAGGCGGGACGATCTCAGCCGGTTCATCCTCTGA
- the rpmI gene encoding 50S ribosomal protein L35 — protein sequence MPKMKTKSSVKKRFKITATGKVMCGPGNKRHGLINRPQKMKRTNRGPQTMTDMDAKTIKQWAPYGLS from the coding sequence ATGCCCAAAATGAAGACGAAGTCGTCGGTGAAAAAACGCTTCAAGATTACCGCGACGGGTAAAGTGATGTGCGGCCCCGGCAATAAGCGCCACGGCCTGATCAACCGCCCTCAGAAAATGAAGCGCACCAACCGTGGTCCGCAGACCATGACGGATATGGACGCGAAGACAATCAAGCAATGGGCCCCCTACGGGCTTTCGTGA
- the pheS gene encoding phenylalanine--tRNA ligase subunit alpha, which translates to MVDDLDILKSTTLADLETLGDEASWEALRVRTLGKSGWLTQQLKALGPLAPDERRQRGAALNQVRDVLNVAFVQRKKAIESDLLAAQLEAERVDVTMPVARREDGLLHPIHQTIDEMIDIFGGMGFGVAEGPDIESQWHNFSALNTPEHHPARTEHDTFYLPRPRADAPEPVLRTQTSGVQIRTLLSNAPPIRVIAPGRTYRADHDATHSPMFHQCEGILIDRDITLAHLKFCLIAFLRAFFDKPDLPVRFRASYFPFTEPSMEVDIGWSRKTGNIGGGEDWLEVLGAGMVQPRVLANCGVDPEVWQGFAFGMGVERLTMLKYGIPDLRSFYESDLRWLRHYGFSAFETRVPGKGV; encoded by the coding sequence ATGGTTGACGATCTCGACATTCTGAAGAGCACGACCCTGGCTGACCTTGAAACATTGGGTGATGAGGCTTCATGGGAGGCGCTCAGGGTCAGGACGCTCGGCAAATCCGGCTGGCTGACGCAGCAGCTCAAGGCGCTTGGCCCGCTCGCACCGGATGAGCGCCGCCAGCGTGGCGCGGCGCTGAACCAGGTTCGGGATGTGCTCAACGTGGCCTTCGTACAGCGGAAAAAAGCGATCGAGTCGGATCTCCTCGCCGCCCAGCTGGAAGCAGAGCGCGTCGATGTCACCATGCCCGTCGCGCGTCGTGAGGATGGGCTGCTCCATCCCATTCATCAAACGATTGATGAGATGATCGATATTTTCGGCGGAATGGGTTTCGGCGTGGCGGAAGGGCCGGATATTGAAAGTCAGTGGCATAATTTCTCCGCCCTGAACACGCCGGAGCATCATCCCGCCCGAACGGAACATGACACATTCTACCTGCCGCGCCCACGTGCCGACGCGCCGGAGCCCGTTCTGCGCACGCAGACGTCAGGTGTGCAGATCCGCACGCTGCTGAGTAACGCGCCGCCCATCCGGGTGATTGCACCGGGCCGGACCTACCGCGCCGATCATGACGCCACGCATTCTCCGATGTTTCACCAATGTGAGGGGATCCTGATTGATCGCGACATCACGCTGGCCCATCTCAAATTCTGCCTCATCGCGTTTCTGCGGGCATTTTTCGATAAGCCGGATCTGCCCGTGCGTTTTCGCGCTTCCTATTTTCCATTTACGGAACCCTCGATGGAAGTGGATATTGGCTGGTCCCGCAAAACCGGCAATATTGGCGGGGGGGAGGACTGGCTTGAAGTGCTTGGCGCCGGGATGGTGCAGCCCCGTGTGCTGGCAAATTGCGGCGTTGATCCGGAAGTCTGGCAGGGCTTCGCTTTCGGGATGGGTGTGGAGAGGTTGACCATGCTCAAATATGGCATCCCTGATTTACGCTCATTTTACGAGAGTGACCTGCGCTGGCTGCGGCATTACGGTTTTTCCGCCTTTGAGACGCGTGTTCCGGGTAAGGGGGTCTGA